AAAGACGACCTGGCAGACGCCCAGCGCACCAAAGCCTGGCAAACCCATTTCGAGCAAGACGCCCACATCCGCACGTTAGCGGTGGATTTACGCAAACCCGGTAAGCTCAAAAGCCTGATTCCAGAGCTTTGCCGCAAACTTGCACCACAAAAAGCCGAGCAAAACCGCACCATTCATGTGATGGTGGCGGGCATCCCCAATGTGGGTAAATCCACCTTCATCAATACCATGGCTGGCCGCCCGGCCACCAAAACCGGCAACGAGCCCGCCGTTACCAAGGCCCAGCAACAGATTAACCTGGAAGGCGGCGTGATTTTGTACGACACGCCCGGCATGCTCTGGCCGAGGCTCGAACACGACAACACGGGCTTCAGGCTGGCTGCCACCAGCGCCATTAAGAACACGGTGATTGATTTTGAAGACCTTGGGCTTTACCTGGCAGATTATTTGATGGTGCACTACCCCGAAGGCTTAAAACAACGCTACGGCCTACAAAGCCTCCCCAAAGACAGCCACGGCCTGCTCTCAGCCATTTGCACCCGCCGCGGCGGTATGAAGGCCAATCAGGTGGATTTCTACAAAGGGGGGGAAATTCTCATTTCCGATTTCCGCGCCAGCAGGCTCGGCTGCATAACCCTGGAGACACCCGAAGAAATCGCCAATGAGCTGCTGGAAATTGAAGCAGAGCGCGAGCGCAAGGCCGCCATTGCCGCAGAAAAAGAGGCCCAGAAGGCCCTTAAAAAAGCGGGCAAGCGCCATACCTGATTTGCGCCTCAAGCGTCATTAAAAACCAAGGATTCCCGTGTTTCTAGCCGAGCTCAGCCTGTGGGCACACATCGCCATTGGCGTTATTTTCATCTGGAGCGGCTTCGTGCGCTCAGGGCTTGGTTTTGGTGGTGCGGTATTGTCGCTGCCATTTTTACTACTGATAGATGACCGCCCGCTCGTTTATCTGCCCATCATCGCCGTGCATTTGCTGGTATTCAGCAGCCTCACCATCTGGCAAAGCCGCAACAACCAAAGCGAAACCGACCAACGGGTAGACTGGCGCTACTTAGGCTACGCCCTGCTGATTATGATCATCCCGAAACTGGTGGGTGTATTCGGTTTATTGGCACTGCCTAACGATCTTATGACGGCAATTATCTTTGCCATAGTGGTGTGCTATTCCATCAGCTACATATTGGATAAACCCTTCATCAGCAAACACCCGTTTATGGATAAAGTGCTACTGATGACCGGCGGCTATGTGAGTGGTACATCACTCATTGGTGCGCCTTTGATTGTGGCAGTGTTTGCCTCGCACGTGGCGCGCGCACGGCTGCGCAATACACTCTTTGCCCTGTGGTTTATTTTGGTCACCATCAAAATGGCAGCCTTTGTGTGGGCGGGCGTTGATTTACAATGGCTGCAACATATATGGCTGTTGCCCTGCGCCGCCCTCGGCCACTACCTTGGGTTAATTGCCCACCAAAAATTGCTACAAGCAAACAGCCGCACCTTTTACAAAGTACTGGGTTGGGTATTGTTGCTGGTGAGTAGCCTTGGCCTTGGCAGCTACCTGTTTAACTAATAAACAAAAGCTAACTGCTTTTACCCTTCACCCATTGTGCTTGCCACTGGCACTTGGCAGGCATCCAGCACGGCGGGCGGGCGCTTAAAGAAAAACGGGTGCTCGCGATCTTTACGGGCACGTAATTTTTCTTTAAAGGCTTGGGTTTCTGTAGCTTCTACCCGCAGTTTACGCTGTGCTTCGGCCGGCAAATCGCTTCCGATTGCCGCGCTTAATATGCGCGTTTGAGGCTCGCCCTCGGGTATAACTCCCGGCCCCATCGGGTCTGCTCTTAGTACAGCCTGCACCTTATCCATACCCCACACCACGCGCCCGAACAACGTCATAATGCCATCAAGGTAGCGCGGCGCCTGGCCAATCACAATATAGAAATCGCTGGTGGCACTGTCTGGCGCATTGCCACGGGCAATGCCCACAACGCCCGGGCAATGCAGCAACCACGCCTTGTTGAGCGCATCGTTAAAGCCTGCAGCAAAACCTTTCACAAAGGCCGTGTGGGCCGCAAACATATCCGGTGATTGCACGGCCATATAGGGCCGCGTGGCGGCCCATGTTTGAACGGCCTCCATGGGCAAGCCGGGCACCTGCTCACTGCCAAGGCGCGCTTGAATTTCAGGTGCGAGCGGCCGGCCCCCGGGGCCTGCCTGTGCCACAAAGCCGTCGATTACCCGGTAAAAACTTACGCCATCATAAACGCCTGCGCGCGTCAGCCGCTTTATTTGCGCCACAGTTTTTGGGGCGAATGCGTCATTGAGCTCAATGACCACCTGCCCCGTTTCCAGCTCCAGGTACCAAAGGTTTGCCTGTTCAAGGGTGCGAAATGATTGCGCGAATGTCGCCATAGGTAAAAACCACAGGCACAGCGCAATCACCATTACCCGACGCCCCGCTATTTCCGAACAATTGCGCCAACAACACACAAGCGTTCGGCCGACTATCGCCGCACGGGCTACCGTTGCAGTTAACCTTGTTGTCATGTAAAACCCCTAGGCCTTGTAGTTATTCTGGCTTGGCCAGCGTAGCTTAAACACCCATCCTGAGAAAGCGCTGCACGGCCACAGTTTGTGCTGCCACCGGCGGCTCTACCCCAGGCCTTGACCGAAATACACAAGGCTGTTCTACTGAGGTTTGAAAATGAATCAGGATTCACTCCATGATCAGCACCGCCCAGAAAGATGGCCCTGTACCCGTCTCGCCTAGAGATGCCCACAAACAGGATATGTGCGAAGCGCTGTTGCGCTCTGGCCATAGTATTGTGGCCAAGGCGGGTTTTAGCGCGCTTTCAATGGCGGCCATCGCCGGGCAAGCCAATATGGCCACCGGTAATCTGTATCGTTATTTCAAAGATAAAGCCGCGCTTTCGGTGGCCATTTTTGAACGGGCGACCGAGCACGAAATGCATGCCGTGTTTGAGTGTGTCAACCACCGGGCCCCACCGGTCTTGCAACTGGAAATGCTGCTAACGGCTTTTTTACAGCGGTCTCTTGCCAACCCGCAGCTTGCCTATGCGCTGATTGCAGAACCTGTAGCGCCGGAAGTTGAACAGGCTCGAGGCAACTATCGCCGACGCTGGGCCAAGCGCTTTGCCGCAGTCATCGCTGATGGTATTGCCCAAGGTCAACTTGCGCAGCAACCCGTGATGCTGGCCGCCACCGCCTTAGTGGGTGCAGTAGCCGAACCTTTGAGTGTGGCTCCCGAGCAACAAACGTTTGATGCCATACAGGTAGATGAACTCGTTGCTTTTTGCCTAAGGGCGCTCAGGCTTTAACAAGCACCACTCCCACATTCGAAGGGGTACACCATGTTCGAGCCAGATCGCTATCTCGCCAACACCCACCAGGTAGAAAATCAAGCGGGCGCCCTTGAGAACTACAACCTCTTCACTAGCGATCAAGCCCTGAGCCAGGCCTGCAAGCCATTCACCCGCGAACAACAGTCACTGCTTGCCCATAAAGGCAAGCACTGGGGCACGAGCTTGCACTTACAGCTGGGGCATTTGGCCAATCAACACAAGCCCACATTCAGCAGCCACAATCGCTTTGGCGAGCGGGTAGATCTCGTTGAATTTCACCCAAGCTATCACCAGTTGATGGCAGAATCTGTTGCCACGGGCCTGCACGCATTGCCCTGGCAGAAAAGTGCACCCACCAACGGCCACCAGCTGCGCACCGCACTCTACTATTGCCACGCGCAGGTAGAGGCCGGCCACGGCTGCCCCATCACTATGACTTTTGCCGCCTACCCCACACTTGGCAAGCAGCCCGATGTAGCCGCCCGCTGGCTGCCGCTGCTCACCAGCAACCACTACGATGGCAGCAATCACCACTGGGCGCGTAAAGCCGGGGTGACCCTCGGCATGGCCATGACAGAAAAACAAGGCGGCTCAGACGTGCGCGCAAATACCACCACCGCGCAACCCTTAGGCCAGCGCGGCGGTGGCGAACTCTACGCGCTGGTGGGCCACAAATACTTTGTGTCTGCCCCCATGAGCGATGCCTTTCTTACCCTGGCGCAAACAGCGGAGGGCCTGTCGTGCTTTCTGGTGCCTCGCTGGCGTGAAGACGGCACCAAGAACCCGCTACAAATTCAGCAGCTCAAACAAAAAATGGGCAATGCCTCCAACGCCTCGTGTGAAACCGAGTTGCGCGGTGCCCACGGCTGGCTGATTGGCGATGAAGGCCGCGGCATAGCCAATATTCTGGAGATGGTGGCGCTCACCCGGTTCGACTGTATGGTGGGCTCAGCCGCCGGCCAACGCGCAGCCACAGCCCTTGCCATACACCACTGCCAACACCGCAGCGCCTTTGGCGCACAGCTTGTAGACCACCCCCTGATGACCCGCGTGCTGGCAGATTTAGCGCTAGAGAGCGAGGCCTCGCTCGCGCTCACCTGGCGCATGTCACAGGCGCTCGATAAGCCCCACTGTGAGCACTCACAGGCATTGCTGCGCATTGGCACCGCCGTGGGCAAATACTGGATTTGCAAACGCACACCGGGCCACGCCTACGAGGCCATGGAGTGCATTGGCGGTATGGGCGTAATGGAAACAGGCCCCATGGCGCGCCTCTACCGGGAGGCACCCATCAACGCCATTTGGGAGGGCTCAGGCAATGTGCAATGCCTGGACTTACTGCGCGTGCTGCAGAAACACCCCGAATGCCTGGAGGCACTGCACATGGAGCTGACCGAGGCCGCCAGCCGCCTGCCTGCGCTCGCACCCCATATCACACAGCTCACCAAAGCAATGGCCAACGAGCCTGCGCAAAACGCCCGCCACATCATGGCGCTACTTGCGCTCTGCCTGCAAACCGCCGCGCTGGTAGCGCTCGGCTCGCCCTGCGCCGAGGTCTTCTATAAAGCCCGCCTGAGCCCCGATGCCAGCACCCTGGCCCATCAAGGCCTATACGGCGCCCTGCCCCAAGGCCTGGATGCCAAGGCCGTGGTAGCGCGGGCGGCCCCACTGCGTTAACACCACCGAACATCTCACGCTCCAACAATACCCGCAGCACCAGTAGCAAGTGCACTATTGGCAAAGGCACCACTGGCTAGAGCCCCAAGCCAAGCGGGATGTGCGCCCAATCACGCCATTGGCGCGAAGATGGGCGCCAGCACACGCAGGTTCGGAAATCCTTTTCTATACTCACGGCTCACCCTAGGGAGCCGGACTATGGCCACGCCGATCGACAATTTACTGAACATTCTCGCCAAAAAAGACGGGTCAGACCTCTACCTGAGCACCGGCGCACCACCCTGCGCGAAGTTTCAGGGCGCACTTAAGCCGCTGTCGCAAACGCCCTACAGCTCTGGTGAGATAGAGGGCATCGCCAACGAAATAATGGATAATGAGCAGCGCTCTATTTTTAATGAAGAGCTGGAAATGAATCTGGCCATATCCATCGCAGGCGTCGGCCGGTTTCGCATTAACATTTTCAAGCAGCGCAACGAAGTCTCGATTGTGGCGCGCAACATCAAAGCCGAAATTCCAAAATTTGCAGACCTCAAACTGCCTGAAGTATTAAAAGAGCTGATTCTCACCAAACGCGGGCTCATTTTGTTTGTGGGCGCCACAGGCTCCGGCAAGTCCACCTCCCTTGCAGCCTTGATTGATCACCGCAACAGCACCTCTGGCGGGCACATCATCACCATTGAAGACCCGGTTGAATATGTGCACAAACACAAGAAGAGCATCATCAACCAACGCGAAGTGGGGGTAGATACCCGCAGTTTCAGAAACGCCCTGAAAAACACGCTGCGCCAGGCGCCCGATGTGATTTTAATTGGCGAGATTCGCGACCGCGAAACCATGGAGCACGCACTGGAATTTGCCGACACCGGCCATTTGGCAATTTCTACGCTGCATGCCAATAACGCCAATCAGGCCTTAGAAAGAATTATCAACTTCTTCCCGGAAGAGCGGCGCCCTCAACTGTTACTTTCGCTTTCGCAAAACTTGCGTGCCTTTGTGTCTCAACGCCTAATTCCCACCATAGACGGCAAGCGCTGCGCGGCGGTAGAGATTTTAATAGGCACCAAAACCATTCAGGAAATGATTCTAAAAGCGCGCCTGGAAGAAATTAAAGAGATTATGGAGAAATCCGAAAACCTCGGCATGCAAACCTTCGATGGCGCCCTCTTTCACCTCTATAAAGAAGGCCGCATCAGCCAGGAAGAAGCCCTCGCCAATGCCGACTCCCCCAACAACTTGCGCCTGCGCATTAAACTCGACAGCCGCAAGGCAGGCACACCTGAGCCCGCAACACCCGCCCCCACGCCGCAAGCAGAAGCGCCCGCGCAGGCCATGTCTTTCGGTGAGCTATCGCTGGAAAAAATGGATGATGAAGAAGGTGAAGAGGCACCCTAGCAAGGGGTCAAAATGCAAGATGACGTGTTAGATTACTGCCAATAGAATATCACTGTGCCCGGCATTGTGCCGGGCACAGTGAACACTGAGGAAACCGCTATTCTTTCGCAGCGCCCTCTTCCTCTTCGGTAAGATCCTTCACGACTTTTTTGGTATTTTTACCCACGGCTTTCACAGTATCGCGCGAGGCGTGGCCAATGGCTGTAGCCACATCTTTGGTGCCGTGGCCAATGGTTCTGCCGGTATCTTTTAGCTCTGCGCAGGCAGGCAGGAGTGCAACCGCCAACAAGGCTGCCATCCATGGTCCGAATGTGTGGGTTTTCATAGGTGTTCTCCAAACGTTAAAACGGGCAAAGGCCCACCACGCCTCTAGCAAGCAGGCAATTCGGTATTTTTTAGCTGGCAATATATTACACGATTAAGCCGTTGGTACCGAAATTCTGACAGCCGTACATCGGCCGCCTAGCACCCTGCGGCGAACTGTTGAACAAGCGCGCGATGATCTGGCAGCAAGCCCCGTGCCTGCTGCACCTGCTTGGGTATGGCAGCCTTTGCCTGCTGGCGCTGGGCCTCTGTGAGATTGATGCGAGGGCGGCGCGCCGGCAGGTATTCCATGCCGTACAGGATGTATTGGTAGCTGGCCAATGAAAACATTTCGTTGCGGTTGTAGAAGTCGCCCTCGGATGTAGGAAAGTGGCGCCAGTACTCAAGATTTTCCTTTAGCGAATCGGGAATGGAGGCCGGGTTGCGGTTGTCGTGCCAGAAGGCGGAATCGGTGCGCTTACTCAGGCAGTAGTGCAGCTTGATGAAATCCACGATCTTTTCCCAGCGGTAGCGAAAACGCGCATTGTACTTTTTAGCGCGCGCGTCCATGGCCTCGCGGTTTTCCGGGAAATCGATGGCCACCGAGCGGGCACCGGCTTCCACCATGGAAATCGCCGTGGCCTCCAAAGGTTCTACAAAACCACCAGCAAAGCCGATGGCAATGCAGTTTTTCTCCCAGCTGCGGGCGCGAAAGCCCACCTCAAGCCCCAGTTGGCGCGCGCTCAAATCACTGCAATCAACGCCTCCTGTGGTTTCTGCATAGCGTCGCAATACCGCCTCGGCCTCGGTGGGATCCGTGTGTGCGTCACTATATACATAGCCCAACCCTCGCCGGGTTTGCAGGCCAATATCCCAAATCCAGCCGGCGGCTTGCGCCGTGGAAAGCGTGCTGGACGCCATAGGTGCATCCGGCCGGTTATAAGGCACTTGCAGGGCCACGGCCTTGTTCACCGGCAGTACGTGGCGGTAATCCAAAAATGGCACACCCAGCGCCTGGCCCAACAAGCGCGAGCGAAAGCCCGTGCAATCAATAAACACATCACCTTCAAAAACACGGCCGTCATTACTGTTCACACTGGCGATATAACCGGCCTCATCCAGGCTCACATCAACAATTTCCGCTGCTATATGCTGAACATCCAAGGCCTTCTGGCAATGGGCTTTCAACAGCGCCACAAAGGCACCGGCATCAAGGTGATAGGCATATTTCGCCATCCAGCTGTAGGGCGCAGTATTGGCAGCCTTTGGGCCAAGCCCTTGCTGGATAATGCCGGCCTGCGGGGCCACAGCCTCGGCAAAAGGCGTATCGGCCGCCTCGGAAAGCCAGAGGCTTACCATATCCAGATTTGAAAACTGTGCCGGATTGTCGAACAGATGCAGGTAGGAATGGGGGCGCTCGGCGGGGTTGTGCAGCCAGTTATTGAAGGTGATGCCCTGCTTGAACCCCACATTAGCGTGCGCCACAAACTCGCGCTCACTGATGCCCAGCTCGCTTAAGGTGTTCAGCATGGTGGGAAATGTGCCTTCGCCCACGCCAATGGTGGGAATATTTGGCGCTTCAATAAGGGTGACCGACACGCCTCGGCCGCCAAGATGCCTAGCCAGTATGCCCGCCGATAACCAACCGGCGGTTCCCCCGCCCACAACCACAATCTTCTGCATATGCGCCTATTGAATCCTTCCACTTTCAAAGCTTGCGACAACGTTGTCACAATTTGCTTTTTACCGCAAGTATTCACCCTCGCGGTACAGCTAAAGGGCAATGAATCTTTGTACCTATCAACGATGGCAAGCCATGCTATCAGTTTGCATAAATACCTAACACGCAAGAGCACTTGAAACCAATAAGTGTATTTAGCAATGTCCCAGACTTAGGGGCCTATTGTGCAAAAATTTAATGCCCGATAGGCCAAAACGGAAAAAGGCCCACGCTTTCACGCATCAATAGCTCCTGCTGGCGCGAGGACCAAACTGCATAGGCCAGATGGACTGCCAGCGGCCTGAGGGCCGCTGACGCCCTGCGGGCTCGCGGATGCTCGGTCTAAAATGCTGGACGCATTTTTCGAACCGAGGGGTACTCATCCCCATCCGCGCACCCAAAACAAAAAGGCCCCCACGCTTTCACGCATCAATATCACCTGCTGGCGGGAGGGCCGAACTGCATAGGCCAGATGGACTGCCAGCGGCCTGAGGGCCGCTGACGCCCTGCGGGCTCGCAGATGCTCGGTCTAAAATGCTGGACGCATTTTTCGAACCGAGGGGTACTCATCCCCATCCGCGCACCCAAAACAAAAAGGCCCCCACGCTTTCACGCATCAATATCTCCCGCTGGCGGGAGGGCCGAACTGCATAGGCGGGATGGACCGCCAGCGGCCTGAGGGCCGCTCACGCCCTGCGGGCTCGCGGATGCTCGGTCTAAAATGCTGGACGCATTTTTCGAACCGAGGGGTACTCATCCCCATCCGCGCACCCAAAACAAAAAGGCCCCCACGCTTTCACGTGGGGGCCTTTTTGTTTTGTATGGCGCGCTTGAAGGGATTCGAACCCCTGACCGCCTGGTTCGTAGCCAGGTACTCTATCCAGCTGAGCTACAAGCGCGTGTTCCTGACGTCTCGTCTGGAGGCGCGTATATTAGGGATACCCCCCTATTGCGTCAACCCCTTTTTACAGAAAAATTATAATTTTATTCAACAGCTTAGCGCTGCCTGCCCAGTTGCTGATTTGATCGACAAATCGTTGATATTTTGACACCCAGGCCCGCCCAACCCGTTAGGCCGTGGCCAGTGCCGAGAGCGCCTTTAACCGCGCCATGGCTTTGCCGTGCACGGAACCCTGCGGGTAGCTGCCATCGCCATCGGGTTCACCCGCTTCAACACCCAAGAGCAGCGCCAATGCCTGATCGACGCTTTCAACGGCATAGATAGCAAATTGCCCCGCGTCAACGGCTTGTAGCACGTCGTCATCAAGCATGAGGTTCACCTGATTGGTGCGGGGAATGATGACTCCTTGGGTACCGGTCAGGCCGCGCTCTTTACACAGGCGAAAAAAGCCCTCGATTTTTTCATTTGCCCCGCCAATAGATTGCACCTCGCCATGCTGATTAATGGAGCCCGTAACCGCCAGCGACTGATCAATGGCAAGGCCAGTCACCGCCGAGATTAACGCACACAGCTCGGCCAACGAGGCGCTGTCGCCATCCACCTGCCCGTAGGATTGTTCAATGGCGATATTGGCGGAAATAGACAACTGGAAATGCTGCCCGTAGGTGTGGCCCAAAAAGCCTGTGAGCAACATCACCCCCTTGGAATGTATGGCGCGCCCAAGCTCCGCCTCGCGCTCGATGTCGGTAACGCCCTGCTTGCCCGCATACACTGTGGCAGTAATGCGCGCCGGCGTACCGAAACTGTTATCGCCCACTGAAAACACGGTAAGGCCATTCACCTTGCCCACCGCCTCACCCTGGGTGCTAATCAGCACCTGCCGTTCTTTGATTTCCTCCAGCATCACCTCGCTGATGCGCCCGGTGCGGTATTTTTTCTGGGCGCGGGCGCGGGCCACATGCACGGGGGTAATGTCACCTTCAGCGCCCGCTTCACGCCAAATGTAGTGAGCCTCATCCAGCAGTTCATTCCACTGTTGGATATTGGCCGAAAGTTTGCGCTGATGCTCGGCATTGCGCATGGCCAACTGTGCCAGCAGGGCCACCGCCTCATCGCTTATGGGCGGGTAATCCAGGCGCCGCCCGCGCTCGCGCACCAGTGCACTAAAGGCGTAAAGGTTATCTTCACTGGGTAAAAGGTGGCGATCAAAATCTGCCAACACGCGAAAGAGTTCTGCAAACTCTTCATCCAATTGCTGCAAGGCGTAATACACCTCGGGCGAGCCCAGCAACACCACTTTCACATTTAATGGAATTTTTTCAGGCTGAATTTGGTAGGTACCCGTTGGCCCCAAATCACCGTAAGGTGGCTCGATTTGAATCAATTGCGTCTTCAATACCAGCTTAAATTGCTGCCAGACAGCCGCCTGGGCTAAAAGCTTTTCCGCATCAAGCAAAAGGAAGCCACCATTAGCGCGATGAAACGCACCGGCACGCACCATACGGTAGTTGGTTTGCAGCACCCCTTGGGCCATGTTGTAGTCAACCACACCAAACAAATTCTGGAAGGTAGGGTTTTGCTCGTACACAACCGGCGCGCCTTGGGTTGGATCACGCGCCTCTAATAAATTGGGCAGAAATTTACGCTCTAACTGGTGGCGAAACTTTCTATCATCGGGATTTTCTTCATCTTCGTTGGCGAGAATATCCAATAAGGTATCGGCAATATGGGATTTCACTTCGCGCAGGTACTTTTGCACTCCCAGGTGGCTTGCATATTCACGCCCTAAATCTTTTAACAAAGGGCGCACCACCTGATCGATGGTGTCGTACTTGAGTTTGCGCAATTGTGCCACCGCTTCGCGCTTCCACACTGGCAGCTCTAACAAGCGCTCGGATAACCGCTCCTCTAGCGTCGCCAATAACTGATAAAAATGATTGCGCTCAGCTTCGCTTAAGGCCGCAAATTGGGCATCCTCCACCACTTGGCCGTCGATGAGCGGCGCAAAGGTAACAGAGCCATCCTCTTCATATAAACCCACGCTGTTTGCCAGGGCTTCTTGCTCTACACTGGCAATGGCCTCTTCATAGCGCTGGTTAAACTGGCGATCTATCTGCTTTTTTTTGCGCTGGTAGTTGGGGTTTTCAAACACCTCGGGAAACAGCACCAAAAGCTCGTCTATAAAACGCTCAATGCGCGCTAAAAACGCCTTGCCATCTCCGGGGTTTAACCACAGCGCAATGGGCGCGTGGGGGTTGTCGAAATTGTTGATGTAACACCACTCACTGCCAGCGGGAAGCGTTGCGGCATGGGCAGAAAGCGCTTGGCTAATCAACGTGCGCCGGCCAGTGCCTGTATCCCCTACAGCGAAAATATTAAAGCCAGGTATGGCCATGGAAAGCCCGAACTCCAGTGCCGTGCGCGCGCGCTCGTGGCCAATTACCCGCAGGTCTACAGGTGCATCCGCCTCTGGACGGGCACTACACAACTCAGGCCTTACGGCCACGTGCAATTGGGCTGGCGTGAGTGCGCATTGTTGCTTCGCTGACGGCATGGGATTTCCTTATTGTTGAAAGCGTCACCCCTTGAGCATACACCCAAGCACAGGGCCGACTAAAGGCATCGTGAAGGCAAAAGCGCAACTGAATAATGTTTGTGCGATACGCTCAAAAAGCCGCCAGAAAGTACGGGCTTAAGCGGCCAAATGAAGGGCAAAAGGATAGCGAAGCGCCAAGAGCATTAGATGCACGCAAGCGCGATTCTCAGGCACTCTAAACTCAATGGATATGGCGGTGAGGGGCAGTCCGGGGTTCCGGCGAGCACCGCTCGACGCCGGACTTGCGGCTTGAGCTTTGCTCAAGACCGGCCCTCACGAAGCGCAGCTTTATTGGTGAGAGAGGGATTGATTCGCGCTTCGCGCTCACCCCTTCGGGGCGCAGGCATTGCCTGCGTCTTAGCCCGCGAACGCGGGCTGATCGAACCGGGCTTACTTTTGTATGGCGGTGAGGGGCAAGTCCGGGGTTGCGGCGAGCACTGCTCGACGCTGGACTTGCGGCTTGAGCTTCGCTCAAGACCGGCCCTCACGAACCGGGCTTACTTTTGTATGGCGGTGAGGGGCAAGTCCGGGGTTGCGGCGAGCACCGCTCGACGCCGGACTTGCGGCTTGAGCTTCGCTCAAGACCGGCCCTCACGAACCGGGCTCACTTTTGTATGGCGGTGAGGGAGGGATTGATTCGCGCTTCGCGCTCACCC
This genomic stretch from Simiduia sp. 21SJ11W-1 harbors:
- a CDS encoding Lon protease family protein, whose translation is MPSAKQQCALTPAQLHVAVRPELCSARPEADAPVDLRVIGHERARTALEFGLSMAIPGFNIFAVGDTGTGRRTLISQALSAHAATLPAGSEWCYINNFDNPHAPIALWLNPGDGKAFLARIERFIDELLVLFPEVFENPNYQRKKKQIDRQFNQRYEEAIASVEQEALANSVGLYEEDGSVTFAPLIDGQVVEDAQFAALSEAERNHFYQLLATLEERLSERLLELPVWKREAVAQLRKLKYDTIDQVVRPLLKDLGREYASHLGVQKYLREVKSHIADTLLDILANEDEENPDDRKFRHQLERKFLPNLLEARDPTQGAPVVYEQNPTFQNLFGVVDYNMAQGVLQTNYRMVRAGAFHRANGGFLLLDAEKLLAQAAVWQQFKLVLKTQLIQIEPPYGDLGPTGTYQIQPEKIPLNVKVVLLGSPEVYYALQQLDEEFAELFRVLADFDRHLLPSEDNLYAFSALVRERGRRLDYPPISDEAVALLAQLAMRNAEHQRKLSANIQQWNELLDEAHYIWREAGAEGDITPVHVARARAQKKYRTGRISEVMLEEIKERQVLISTQGEAVGKVNGLTVFSVGDNSFGTPARITATVYAGKQGVTDIEREAELGRAIHSKGVMLLTGFLGHTYGQHFQLSISANIAIEQSYGQVDGDSASLAELCALISAVTGLAIDQSLAVTGSINQHGEVQSIGGANEKIEGFFRLCKERGLTGTQGVIIPRTNQVNLMLDDDVLQAVDAGQFAIYAVESVDQALALLLGVEAGEPDGDGSYPQGSVHGKAMARLKALSALATA